Proteins encoded within one genomic window of Buteo buteo chromosome 30, bButBut1.hap1.1, whole genome shotgun sequence:
- the PHF8 gene encoding LOW QUALITY PROTEIN: histone lysine demethylase PHF8 (The sequence of the model RefSeq protein was modified relative to this genomic sequence to represent the inferred CDS: inserted 3 bases in 2 codons; deleted 2 bases in 2 codons) → MASVPVYCLCRLPYDVTRFMIECDGCQDWFHGSCVGVEEEAAAEIDLYHCPKCEVLHGPSVMKRRRGPPKPPEVEPGRPVRTGSAQFVRELRGRTFPSADEVLLRPSGAQLTVEYLEEKTFSVPILVARKEGLGMTLPPPTFTPRDVEHYVGAEKIIDVIDVGRQADCRMRLGDFVAYLGGARRDRVLNVISLEFSDTRLSNLVETPRIVRKLSWVENLWPGESACERPSVQKYCLMGARDSYTDFHIDFGGTSVWYHVLRVCPPKCPFNTPPQIPLWGCWGVSSPFVTPPKFPPPPTPGLPRKLPRAKPCSDPNRVREPGEVDFDIEEDYTTEEEEGGAGGSAAGILDLLKASRQVGGSEYPQLSEAPAXPSTREAIQGMLCMANLPAGTPLGPQIGGLGVQDLIGGRSRNFGGSPASPPSPPKXTDSEDEASMDEQDSLGACFKDAEYIYPSLESDEDDPALKSLPKKKKVTDDAPWSPKARVTPTLPRQSRPVREGTRVASVETGLAAAAAKLAQQEHRKLQRRKGPTKRRPPPRPPPLKRRKRKKKKKMTPPNQSRNLKGNLKATPKLSLGGGNRKQTPPHHRSALPSSLADHEYTARPGGATVFGVAQPGRAPTPMAPGVFLTQRRPPPASSAAAQGKAPKKGLATAKQRLGRILKIHRNGKLLL, encoded by the exons atggccTCGGTACCCGTATACTGCCTGTGCCGGCTGCCCTACGATGTCACCCGCTTCATGATCGAGTGTGATGGCTGCCAGGACTGGTTCCACGGCAG CTGCgtgggggtggaggaggaggcggcggccgaGATCGACCTCTACCACTGCCCCAAGTGCGAGGTGCTGCACGGCCCCTCCGTCA TGAAGCGTCGCCGGGGTCCCCCAAAGCCTCCGGAGGTGGAGCCGGGTCGCCCTGTCCGCACTGGCAGTGCCCAGTTCGTCCGGGAACTACGGGGTCGGACTTTCCCCAG cgCCGACGAGGTGCTGCTCCGACCGAGCGGAGCCCAGCTGACGGTGGAAtacctggaagaaaaaacctTCAGCGTTCCCATCTTGGTAGCCCGGAAAGAAGGATTGGGAATGACGTtacccccccccaccttcaCCCCGCGGGATGTAGAACATTATGTGG GGGCGGAGAAGATCATCGACGTCATCGATGTGGGGAGACAAGCCGACTGCAGGATGCGCCTGGGGGATTTCGTCGCCTATTTGGGGGGAGCCCGACGCGACCGCGTCCTCAACGTCATCAGCCTGGAGTTCTCTGACACGCG cctTTCCAACCTAGTGGAGACACCACGGATCGTCCGGAAGCTGTCGTGGGTGGAAAACCTATGGCCGGGGGAATCGGCGTGCGAACGCCCCAGCGTGCAGAAATATTGTCTGATGGGCGCCCGCGACAGCTACACCGACTTCCACATCGATTTCGGGGGGACCTCTGTCTGGTATCACGTCCTGAGGGTATG CCCCCCCAAATGCCCttttaacacccccccccaaatcccactttgggggtgctggggagtgTCCTCCCCCTTTgtgaccccccccaaatttccccccccccccacaccagGGCTCCCCCGAAAACTCCCCCGCGCCAAACCCTGCTCGGACCCCAACCGGGTGCGGGAGCCGGGAGAGGTCGACTTCGATATCGag GAAGATTATAcgacagaggaagaggaggggggagcaggggggagcGCGGCCGGCATCCTCGACCTGCTGAAGGCCAGTCGGCAAGTGGGGGGTTCAGAGTACCCCCAACTTAG cgAGGCCCCCG TCCCCAGCACCCGCGAAGCCATCCAAGGCATGCTCTGCATGGCCAATCTCCCAGCGGGGACCCCCCTGGGCCCCCAAATTGGTGGTCTGGGGGTTCAGGACCTGATCGGGGGGAGGTCCCGGAATTTCGGGGGGTCCCCGgcgtccccccccagccccccgaa TACCGACAGCGAGGATGAAGCCAGCATGGACGAACAAGACAGTTTGGGGGCTTGCTTTAAAGACGCCGAATACA tTTATCCGTCGTTGGAGTCGGATGAGGATGACCCAGCTCTGAAATCGCTccct aaaaagaagaaagtcacCGATGATGCACCCTGGAGCCCCAAAG CCCGGGTCACCCCCACGCTGCCCCGGCAGAGCCGCCCGGTTCGGGAGGGGACGCGGGTGGCATCAGTGGAGACGGGGCTGGCGGCCGCTGCCGCCAAACTGGCCCAGCAG gAGCACCGCAAGCTGCAGCGTAGGAAGGGCCCGACCAAACGccgccccccccctcgcccccctcccctgaagaggaggaagaggaagaagaagaagaagatgacCCCCCCGAACCAGAGCCGGAACCTGAAGGGGAACCTGAAGGCGACCCCGAAATtgagcttggggggggggaaccggaaacagacccccccccaccacc GATCCGCCTTACCCTCCAGTTTGGCTGATCACGAATATACGGCTCGTCCGGGGGGGGCGACTGTTTTTGGGGTGGCCCAACCGGGACGAGCCCCCACCCCGATGGCACCCGGAGTCTTCCTCACCCAACGCCGGCCCCCTCCCGcttcctccgccgccgcccagGGTAAG GCCCCAAAAAAGGGGCTGGCGACAGCCAAGCAGCGCCTGGGCCGGATCCTCAAGATCCATCGCAATGGgaagctgctgctctga